In Salinarimonas sp., a genomic segment contains:
- a CDS encoding Mrp/NBP35 family ATP-binding protein: MTTREEVLQALAAVKLPASGESLLASGRLSDVVVEGGRVMFSIAIDPTEAQAMEGVRKAAEEAARTVARGGTVLATLTADRPVPKGPSSTPPSRAGVQPGRPASPPQAKTQGIPGVKHVIAVASGKGGVGKSTTACNLALGLRALGLSVGILDADIYGPSMPKLFGLHGKPRVLSGRTLEPLDGYGVKVMSIGFMVEEETPMIWRGPMVMSAITQMLREVAWGELDVLVVDMPPGTGDAQLTMAQATPLAGAVIVSTPQDLALIDARRGVAMFKRTEVPILGIVENMATFVCPHCGETSHIFGHGGAADEAAKLGVPFLGEVPLNMTIRETSDAGRPVTALDPDGPQAMVYRGIAEKVWEGLAGGRVRAAPKIVWE, encoded by the coding sequence GTGACGACGAGAGAAGAGGTCCTGCAGGCGCTCGCCGCCGTGAAGCTGCCCGCGAGCGGGGAGAGCCTCCTCGCCTCCGGCCGCCTCTCCGACGTGGTGGTCGAGGGCGGGCGGGTGATGTTCTCGATCGCCATCGACCCGACGGAGGCCCAGGCGATGGAGGGCGTGCGAAAGGCGGCCGAGGAGGCCGCGCGCACGGTCGCCCGCGGCGGCACCGTGCTCGCGACGCTCACCGCCGACCGGCCGGTGCCGAAGGGCCCCTCCTCCACGCCGCCGTCCCGCGCGGGCGTCCAGCCCGGCCGGCCGGCGAGCCCGCCGCAGGCGAAGACGCAGGGGATTCCCGGCGTGAAGCACGTCATCGCCGTCGCCTCAGGCAAGGGCGGGGTCGGCAAGTCGACGACGGCCTGCAATCTCGCGCTCGGCCTGCGGGCGCTGGGATTGAGCGTCGGCATCCTCGACGCCGACATCTACGGCCCGTCCATGCCCAAGCTCTTCGGCCTGCACGGCAAGCCCCGTGTGCTCTCGGGCCGCACGCTCGAGCCGCTCGACGGCTACGGCGTCAAGGTGATGTCCATCGGCTTCATGGTCGAGGAAGAGACGCCGATGATCTGGCGCGGGCCGATGGTGATGTCGGCCATCACGCAGATGCTGCGCGAGGTCGCCTGGGGCGAGCTCGACGTGCTCGTCGTCGACATGCCGCCGGGCACCGGTGACGCGCAGCTCACCATGGCGCAGGCGACGCCGCTCGCCGGCGCCGTCATCGTCTCGACGCCGCAGGACCTCGCGCTGATCGACGCGCGGCGCGGCGTCGCCATGTTCAAGCGCACCGAGGTGCCGATCCTCGGGATCGTCGAGAACATGGCGACCTTCGTCTGCCCGCATTGCGGAGAGACGTCGCACATCTTCGGCCATGGCGGGGCGGCCGACGAGGCGGCCAAGCTCGGCGTGCCCTTCCTCGGCGAGGTGCCCCTCAACATGACCATCCGCGAGACGTCGGACGCGGGCCGCCCGGTGACGGCGCTCGACCCGGACGGGCCGCAGGCGATGGTCTATCGCGGCATCGCGGAGAAGGTGTGGGAGGGGCTCGCGGGCGGGCGGGTCCGGGCCGCGCCGAAGATCGTGTGGGAGTGA
- a CDS encoding gamma-glutamyltransferase family protein — protein sequence MSRTFQTPGRSAVYGTRAMVATSHPAASLLAVETLKRGGSAADAALAASALLCAVEPHMTGIGGDCFALVAAPGEAPRALMGSGQAPAGVDREEAVARGLTEIADDSPLAVNVPGAVDAWTKLHAAYGRLPFAELMEPAAKAAEEGYAVAPRVAFDWARHAPRLARHAETAALFLKDGGALRAGDVHRQPALARTLRAIGREGRAGFYEGAVAEEIVSVLRARGGAHTLDDLAACEAVWAEPIRSSFAGIDVVETPPNGQGATALLILKALEGWDVWRAARGPERLRLYAEATRAAYRLRDRAVTDPAAMTIGLDRFLGAEAVAFVRAAAADPGPTAGPAHAARDLGRVPWETDTVYLAVVDEDGLVVSFINSLFHPFGSTLVAPQSGVLFHCRGASFSLAADHPNALAPGKRTMHTIIPGLVEKDGAPLLPFGVMGGHYQAAGHAHLMIRLFEEGLDLQEAIDAPRLFGYGTATEVEEGIDAENRAHLAAHGCTLEPAPSPIGGAQAILVDRARGVLVGASDPRKDGCALGW from the coding sequence ATGTCCCGTACTTTTCAGACCCCCGGCCGCTCGGCCGTGTACGGGACGCGCGCCATGGTCGCGACCTCGCATCCGGCGGCCTCGCTGCTGGCGGTCGAGACCTTGAAGCGCGGCGGCTCGGCGGCGGACGCGGCGCTCGCGGCCTCGGCCCTGCTCTGCGCGGTCGAGCCGCACATGACCGGCATCGGCGGGGATTGCTTCGCGCTCGTCGCCGCGCCGGGCGAGGCGCCGCGCGCGCTCATGGGATCGGGCCAGGCGCCCGCCGGCGTCGACCGGGAGGAGGCGGTCGCGCGGGGGCTGACGGAGATCGCCGACGACAGCCCGCTCGCGGTCAACGTGCCCGGCGCGGTCGACGCCTGGACGAAGCTGCACGCCGCCTACGGCCGGCTGCCCTTCGCCGAGCTGATGGAGCCCGCCGCGAAGGCGGCCGAGGAGGGCTACGCCGTCGCCCCGCGCGTCGCCTTCGACTGGGCGAGGCACGCGCCCCGCCTCGCGCGCCATGCCGAGACGGCGGCGCTCTTCCTGAAGGACGGCGGGGCCTTGCGCGCCGGCGACGTGCATCGCCAGCCGGCGCTCGCGCGCACGCTGCGCGCCATCGGCCGCGAAGGCCGCGCCGGCTTCTACGAGGGCGCGGTCGCGGAGGAGATCGTCTCCGTGCTGCGCGCCCGCGGCGGCGCGCATACGCTCGACGACCTCGCCGCCTGCGAGGCCGTCTGGGCGGAGCCGATCCGCTCGTCCTTCGCCGGAATCGACGTCGTCGAGACGCCGCCGAACGGCCAGGGCGCGACGGCGCTCCTCATCCTGAAGGCGCTCGAGGGCTGGGACGTCTGGCGGGCGGCGCGCGGGCCGGAGCGGCTGCGGCTCTACGCCGAGGCGACCCGCGCCGCCTATCGCCTGCGCGACCGGGCCGTCACCGACCCGGCCGCGATGACGATCGGCCTCGACCGCTTCCTCGGCGCGGAGGCGGTGGCCTTCGTGCGCGCCGCCGCCGCCGATCCGGGGCCGACGGCCGGCCCCGCGCACGCCGCCCGCGACCTCGGCCGCGTGCCGTGGGAAACCGATACGGTCTACCTGGCGGTGGTCGACGAGGACGGGCTCGTCGTCTCCTTCATCAATTCGCTGTTCCACCCGTTCGGCTCGACGCTGGTGGCGCCGCAGAGCGGCGTGCTGTTCCATTGCCGCGGCGCGAGCTTCTCGCTCGCGGCCGACCATCCGAACGCGCTGGCGCCCGGCAAGCGGACGATGCACACGATCATCCCCGGCCTCGTCGAGAAGGACGGCGCGCCGCTGCTGCCCTTCGGCGTCATGGGCGGGCACTATCAGGCGGCGGGTCACGCGCACCTCATGATCCGCCTGTTCGAGGAGGGCCTCGATCTGCAGGAGGCGATCGACGCGCCGCGCCTGTTCGGCTACGGGACCGCCACCGAGGTCGAGGAGGGGATCGACGCCGAGAACCGCGCCCATCTCGCCGCCCACGGCTGCACCCTCGAGCCCGCCCCCTCCCCCATCGGCGGCGCGCAGGCGATCCTCGTCGATCGCGCTCGCGGCGTCCTCGTCGGCGCCTCCGACCCGCGCAAGGACGGCTGCGCGCTCGGCTGGTGA
- a CDS encoding NAD-dependent succinate-semialdehyde dehydrogenase, producing the protein MPDVAYPKLALQIAGAWRPAASGETLPVVNPATGETIGELPKAGTADLDEALAAAARGFEAWRKVGAFDRYKTLRKAADLLRERAEAIATIMTIEQGKPLYEARIETNGAADTCDWLAEEGRRNYGRVIPPRAGDVLQLVIKEPVGPVAAFTPWNFPINQAVRKVAAALSVGCSIILKGPEDTPASCAEMVRCFLDAGVPGDALQLVFGVPAEISEYLIPSPVIRKISFTGSTAVGKHLAALAGAHMKRATMELGGHAPAIVFQDADVQKALSVLSANKYRNAGQVCIAPTRFLVHEAVYDRFVDGFVDISKNLAVGNGLDPEVKMGPLAHARRIEAMESLVADAVDKGATLKTGGKRIGNQGYFYEPTVFVDVPKDARIMNEEPFGPVASISRFSSDEEAFEEANRLPYGLAAYAYTTSAQRASALGARIESGMVSINHHGIALPETPFGGMKDSGYGSEGGVEALEAYVTTKFVTQQGL; encoded by the coding sequence ATGCCCGACGTCGCCTATCCGAAGCTCGCCCTCCAGATCGCCGGAGCCTGGCGCCCCGCCGCCTCCGGCGAGACGCTGCCCGTCGTCAACCCGGCGACCGGCGAAACCATCGGCGAACTGCCCAAGGCCGGCACGGCGGATCTGGACGAGGCGCTCGCCGCGGCCGCGCGGGGCTTCGAGGCCTGGCGCAAGGTCGGCGCCTTCGACCGCTACAAGACCCTGCGCAAGGCCGCCGACCTGCTGCGCGAGCGCGCCGAGGCGATCGCGACGATCATGACGATCGAGCAGGGCAAGCCGCTCTACGAGGCGCGCATCGAGACCAACGGCGCCGCCGACACCTGCGACTGGCTCGCCGAGGAGGGCCGGCGCAATTACGGCCGGGTCATCCCCCCGCGCGCGGGCGACGTGCTCCAGCTGGTGATCAAGGAGCCGGTGGGCCCCGTCGCCGCCTTCACGCCCTGGAACTTCCCGATCAACCAGGCCGTCCGCAAGGTCGCGGCGGCGCTCTCGGTGGGGTGCTCGATCATCCTCAAGGGCCCCGAGGACACGCCGGCCTCCTGCGCCGAGATGGTGCGCTGCTTCCTCGACGCCGGCGTGCCGGGCGACGCGCTGCAGCTCGTCTTCGGCGTGCCCGCCGAGATCTCGGAATACCTCATCCCCTCGCCGGTGATCCGCAAGATCTCCTTCACCGGCTCCACCGCGGTCGGCAAGCACCTCGCCGCCCTCGCCGGCGCGCACATGAAGCGCGCGACCATGGAGCTCGGCGGCCACGCGCCGGCGATCGTCTTCCAGGACGCCGACGTGCAGAAGGCGCTCTCGGTGCTCTCCGCCAACAAGTACCGCAACGCCGGCCAGGTCTGCATCGCGCCGACGCGCTTCCTCGTGCACGAGGCCGTCTACGACCGCTTCGTCGACGGCTTCGTCGACATCTCGAAGAACCTCGCCGTCGGCAACGGCCTCGATCCGGAGGTCAAGATGGGCCCGCTGGCGCATGCGCGGCGCATCGAGGCGATGGAGAGCCTCGTGGCGGACGCCGTCGACAAGGGCGCGACGCTCAAGACCGGCGGCAAGCGCATCGGCAACCAGGGCTATTTCTACGAGCCGACCGTGTTCGTCGACGTGCCCAAGGACGCGCGCATCATGAACGAGGAGCCCTTCGGGCCGGTCGCCTCGATCAGCCGCTTCTCGAGCGACGAGGAGGCCTTCGAGGAGGCCAACCGCCTGCCCTACGGGCTCGCGGCCTACGCCTACACCACTTCCGCCCAGCGCGCCTCGGCGCTCGGGGCGCGGATCGAGAGCGGCATGGTCTCGATCAACCACCACGGCATCGCCCTGCCCGAGACGCCCTTCGGCGGCATGAAGGATTCGGGCTACGGCTCGGAGGGCGGCGTCGAGGCGCTCGAGGCCTATGTCACGACGAAGTTCGTGACGCAGCAAGGGCTGTGA